One segment of Streptosporangium brasiliense DNA contains the following:
- a CDS encoding scabin-related ADP-ribosyltransferase has protein sequence MALQPPAELAAFANIVGVPWPVCDEDKMHESGQQWISCGTTLARASAAADAHAVRTVSRNEGGDVRAFERDWEKNSGRNGDAVSAAMLIGSALQITAMAVLALKVALIVIIVRFAVNMSRLVTAAGPTSGASLTAIPAVVGGARLAVRQAVRRIVDLLKRSALRLFGQASKLLRKSSARQQAAPGPQPPKRPPTPLRGPDNYLESAVDKNVDVKSIVPYPIWRRDRPPVYRADNRPPEEVFEQGFHPRDTSMTNLDDYVNRNRPSAFVGTSTRQDIDNVLPRRYVYEVDAPGGIDVRDTFSTYGTNGARLYHEQEIAFPGGVHRRYISGAWPEGVPKTPENFISNPHYDPYPGYPRA, from the coding sequence TTGGCGCTGCAACCGCCGGCCGAGCTGGCCGCCTTCGCCAACATCGTCGGAGTGCCCTGGCCGGTGTGCGACGAGGACAAGATGCACGAGTCCGGGCAGCAGTGGATCTCGTGCGGGACGACATTGGCGCGCGCCTCGGCGGCCGCCGACGCGCACGCCGTCCGGACCGTCTCCCGTAACGAGGGCGGCGATGTCAGGGCGTTCGAGCGGGACTGGGAGAAGAACTCGGGCCGCAACGGCGACGCGGTCAGCGCCGCCATGCTCATCGGCTCCGCCCTGCAGATCACGGCCATGGCGGTGCTCGCCCTGAAAGTGGCGCTGATCGTCATCATCGTCCGGTTCGCGGTGAACATGTCCCGGCTCGTCACGGCCGCCGGACCCACCTCGGGAGCCTCTCTCACGGCGATCCCCGCCGTGGTGGGCGGCGCCCGCCTGGCCGTACGGCAGGCCGTCCGCCGGATCGTCGACCTGCTGAAACGGAGCGCGCTCCGGCTGTTCGGACAGGCCTCCAAGCTGCTGCGCAAGTCCTCCGCCCGGCAGCAGGCCGCCCCCGGCCCCCAGCCCCCGAAGCGCCCGCCCACGCCCCTGCGCGGCCCCGACAACTATCTGGAGTCGGCCGTCGACAAGAACGTCGACGTGAAGTCGATCGTCCCGTACCCGATCTGGCGCAGGGACCGCCCGCCGGTATACCGGGCCGACAACAGGCCACCGGAGGAGGTGTTCGAGCAGGGCTTCCACCCGCGGGACACCTCCATGACCAATCTGGACGACTACGTCAACAGAAACCGGCCCTCCGCCTTCGTGGGCACCAGCACACGCCAGGACATCGACAATGTCCTCCCGAGGCGCTACGTCTACGAGGTGGACGCCCCCGGCGGGATCGACGTCCGTGACACCTTCTCCACTTACGGCACCAACGGCGCCCGCCTGTACCACGAGCAGGAGATCGCCTTCCCCGGAGGCGTGCACCGGCGGTACATCTCCGGTGCCTGGCCGGAGGGGGTGCCCAAAACGCCGGAGAACTTCATCTCCAATCCGCACTACGACCCTTACCCGGGCTACCCTCGGGCATGA
- a CDS encoding type VII secretion system-associated protein — MNDAPPPPPLTDELRERARRSPGTWLYAVDPFFDPGGEVPPYGVVGAWRADERGEITGEFRHNPNYRPSPVALGYPEPTDPVDGAVQLSSAGYATGEEIVPLLLEAQVIVAAGPDGGIPVFDTGEGRAAFAYTAQAHLPGELPEGATGWQRIRGGDLAGLLPPGVGVVINPSSPAGVILPPADLRR; from the coding sequence GTGAACGACGCCCCACCGCCCCCGCCGCTCACCGACGAGCTGCGCGAACGCGCGCGGCGCAGCCCCGGGACATGGCTCTACGCGGTCGACCCGTTCTTCGACCCCGGGGGCGAGGTGCCGCCGTACGGCGTCGTCGGCGCGTGGCGGGCCGACGAACGCGGCGAGATCACCGGAGAGTTCCGGCACAATCCGAACTACCGGCCCTCGCCGGTGGCGCTGGGCTACCCCGAGCCGACCGACCCCGTCGACGGCGCCGTCCAGCTCAGCTCGGCCGGCTACGCCACGGGGGAGGAGATCGTCCCGCTGCTCCTGGAGGCCCAGGTGATCGTGGCCGCCGGGCCGGACGGGGGCATCCCCGTGTTCGACACGGGTGAGGGGCGGGCGGCGTTCGCCTACACGGCCCAGGCCCACCTGCCCGGCGAGCTCCCCGAGGGCGCCACGGGCTGGCAGCGGATCCGCGGCGGCGACCTGGCCGGCCTGCTGCCCCCCGGCGTCGGCGTCGTGATCAACCCCTCCAGCCCGGCCGGCGTGATACTGCCCCCCGCCGACCTGCGGCGGTAG
- a CDS encoding YbaB/EbfC family nucleoid-associated protein, with the protein MHQEGQFFGDLLADSGRLLSELENLQDLAEQPLRGSGQAADGQVSAVVGPDGRLCELNLNPRVMRMASEDLAGEILTAVNAALDDLRAGLPGLDAVTAVDPAALAKSLDGVHDDVVRRLEEFASGIELTVRRLEER; encoded by the coding sequence ATGCACCAGGAAGGACAGTTCTTCGGCGATCTGCTGGCCGACAGCGGGCGGCTGCTCTCGGAGTTGGAGAACCTGCAGGATCTGGCGGAACAGCCGCTCCGGGGCAGCGGCCAGGCGGCGGACGGGCAGGTGAGCGCCGTGGTCGGCCCGGACGGACGGCTGTGCGAGCTGAACCTCAACCCGCGGGTCATGCGGATGGCCTCGGAGGATCTCGCGGGGGAGATCCTCACGGCGGTGAACGCCGCTCTCGACGACCTCCGTGCGGGCCTGCCCGGCCTGGACGCGGTGACGGCCGTGGACCCCGCGGCGCTCGCCAAGAGTCTGGACGGCGTCCACGACGACGTGGTGCGCCGCCTGGAGGAGTTCGCCTCGGGGATCGAGCTCACCGTGCGGCGCCTGGAGGAGCGTTGA
- the eccD gene encoding type VII secretion integral membrane protein EccD: MRSLAQPPAQGPMLQSALAQFAPPLPTLCHVTIVAPRRKVDLALPADIPLPHVLPSLLRAVDEVGGDSAAAPGWVLQRLGGPPLDIGQSLGALGVLDGEVLYLRPREAVLPPAMFDDVADVVATGVTEGNGKWTDRHTRLVGVGVATAVLVAGSAALALTGPPWTVSAVLAGVFAFLLIVAGTALSRAVGDSPAGALIGYAALPYGFFAGLMAPAGAGGAFGFGAPNMLAAFATVGLVATIGVIAIADGVPGFLGTAIASMAGSLSAAVVMISGASAAGVAAVTLAILLAFSPLIPMLSFRLARLPMPTMPTSADELRNDNQQIDGASIRERTVHAQRYATGLVAGVGMVALVALLYLAMADGWVAVATASTLSLTLIMRARVFQGLGQRLWLIVSGLVGIVTLVISHVAGVGGVAAVAAVMGLLGVAVISAVIGLWLPSGKPSPFWGRAGDILEVLLIVSLFPLALGVLDVYSWVRGLAG, from the coding sequence GTGAGGTCGCTGGCTCAACCGCCCGCTCAGGGGCCGATGCTGCAGAGCGCGCTGGCGCAGTTCGCCCCGCCGCTGCCGACCCTGTGCCACGTCACGATCGTGGCCCCCCGCAGGAAGGTCGATCTGGCGCTGCCCGCCGACATCCCGCTGCCCCACGTGCTGCCGAGCCTGCTGCGCGCGGTCGACGAGGTGGGCGGCGACTCGGCGGCGGCCCCCGGATGGGTGCTCCAGCGGCTCGGCGGCCCCCCGCTCGACATCGGCCAGAGCCTCGGCGCCCTGGGCGTGCTCGACGGTGAGGTGCTCTACCTCAGGCCGCGCGAGGCCGTGCTGCCCCCCGCGATGTTCGACGACGTGGCCGACGTGGTCGCCACCGGCGTCACGGAGGGGAACGGGAAGTGGACCGACCGGCACACCCGCCTGGTGGGGGTGGGGGTCGCGACCGCGGTCCTGGTCGCCGGTTCGGCGGCCCTGGCGCTGACGGGGCCGCCGTGGACGGTCTCCGCGGTGCTCGCCGGGGTGTTCGCGTTCCTGCTGATCGTCGCGGGCACCGCGCTGTCCCGGGCCGTGGGCGACTCGCCCGCGGGCGCGCTGATCGGCTACGCGGCCCTGCCGTACGGCTTCTTCGCCGGGCTGATGGCGCCGGCGGGCGCCGGGGGCGCGTTCGGCTTCGGCGCGCCGAACATGCTCGCCGCCTTCGCCACCGTCGGCCTCGTGGCCACCATCGGCGTGATCGCGATCGCCGACGGCGTGCCGGGCTTCCTCGGCACCGCGATCGCCTCGATGGCCGGATCGCTGAGCGCCGCCGTCGTGATGATCTCCGGTGCCTCCGCCGCGGGAGTCGCCGCGGTCACCCTCGCGATCCTGCTGGCCTTCAGCCCGCTGATCCCGATGCTGTCCTTCCGGCTGGCCCGCCTGCCGATGCCCACGATGCCGACCAGCGCCGACGAGCTGCGCAACGACAACCAGCAGATCGACGGGGCCTCCATCCGGGAGCGCACCGTCCACGCGCAGCGCTACGCGACCGGGCTGGTCGCCGGGGTCGGCATGGTGGCGCTGGTCGCCCTGCTGTATCTCGCGATGGCCGACGGCTGGGTCGCCGTGGCCACCGCGTCGACGCTGTCGCTGACGCTCATCATGCGGGCCCGGGTCTTCCAGGGGCTCGGCCAGCGGCTCTGGCTGATCGTCTCCGGCCTCGTCGGGATCGTCACCCTCGTGATCTCGCACGTCGCCGGCGTGGGCGGCGTGGCGGCGGTCGCCGCGGTGATGGGGCTGCTGGGCGTCGCGGTGATCTCGGCGGTCATCGGGCTGTGGCTGCCGTCCGGGAAGCCCTCCCCCTTCTGGGGGCGCGCCGGGGACATCCTGGAGGTCCTGCTGATCGTCTCGCTGTTCCCGCTCGCCCTCGGCGTGCTGGACGTCTACTCCTGGGTGCGCGGTCTGGCGGGCTGA
- a CDS encoding YbaB/EbfC family nucleoid-associated protein gives MPSGTYVADLTAVEMEQPVAELGDFANVDIHKVLRDTEAHFARIGEVQKALTTVVGRARDEDGLVTVEYSGDGLRELELNPKAMRLSSGELAEKIKEVIRDAARDLQERIGQVMEESFGEEANPMRYVNDPDAVLGQVREAEAAYNRTFEDAMGELDRIARRLDL, from the coding sequence GTGCCTTCCGGTACGTACGTGGCCGACCTGACCGCGGTGGAAATGGAGCAGCCGGTGGCGGAGCTCGGAGATTTCGCGAACGTCGACATCCACAAGGTCCTGCGGGACACCGAGGCGCACTTCGCCCGGATCGGGGAGGTCCAGAAGGCCCTGACCACGGTGGTCGGGCGGGCGCGCGACGAGGACGGGCTGGTCACCGTGGAGTACTCGGGCGACGGGCTGCGCGAGCTGGAGCTCAATCCCAAGGCGATGCGCCTGAGCTCGGGCGAGCTCGCCGAGAAGATCAAGGAGGTCATCCGTGACGCGGCCCGCGACCTCCAGGAGCGGATCGGCCAGGTCATGGAGGAGTCGTTCGGGGAGGAGGCCAATCCCATGAGATACGTCAACGACCCCGACGCGGTGCTCGGCCAGGTCAGGGAGGCGGAGGCGGCCTACAACCGGACCTTCGAGGACGCGATGGGCGAGCTCGACCGCATCGCCCGCCGCCTGGACCTCTGA